In Nitrospira sp., a single window of DNA contains:
- a CDS encoding inorganic phosphate transporter: MTPPPIETAAVDSFEITLEGGTSQIGLFLILILLTLGGIYVAGELTSDLSDVRASSVWPFILLGFALLIALGFEFVNGFHDTANAVATVIYTHSMPPHLAVAWSGLWNFIGVMLASGAVAFGIVALLPVELILQVSAGAGFAMVFALLIAAILWNLGTWYLGLPSSSSHALIGSVIGVGFTNQLMAAGGTNTSGVDWTQALSVGKSLLLSPLIGFSAAAFLLLIAMKAVPVEKLYKPPRGKTPPPLWIRGLLILTCTGVSFAHGSNDGQKGMGLIMLILIGTVPTVYALNRTVDISYTPAFVEASTKSEAIFQRYGKTALTPVDPRRTVAEYLRTHEVRPDTLPALRALSGMVRTQIASYATVAQIPTEHTSNVRNDMYLLGESLRWMNNTHEPAFSRSDRDVLLHYRSMLDNATKYIPVWVKAAVAIALGLGTMIGWKRIVVTVGEKIGKTHLSYGQGASAELVAMTTIGAADLFGLPVSTTQVLSSGVAGTMAANRSGLQWQTVRHLALAWVLTLPASIVLAGSLYWMFRHLS; encoded by the coding sequence ATGACACCGCCTCCCATCGAAACCGCCGCTGTCGATTCCTTCGAGATCACTCTCGAAGGAGGGACTTCACAAATCGGCCTCTTCCTCATTCTGATCCTGCTCACGCTCGGCGGAATTTACGTCGCCGGTGAGTTGACCTCGGACCTCTCCGATGTTCGCGCCTCTTCAGTCTGGCCGTTTATCCTGCTCGGATTTGCCCTGCTGATCGCACTCGGCTTCGAATTCGTCAACGGGTTTCATGACACGGCGAACGCCGTCGCGACCGTCATCTATACGCATTCCATGCCGCCGCATCTCGCCGTGGCCTGGTCCGGTCTGTGGAACTTTATCGGCGTCATGCTTGCATCCGGAGCCGTTGCGTTCGGAATCGTCGCCCTGCTGCCGGTCGAGTTGATTCTCCAAGTGAGCGCCGGAGCCGGATTCGCCATGGTGTTTGCGCTGCTGATCGCCGCCATTCTCTGGAACCTGGGGACCTGGTATCTGGGTCTGCCTTCTTCCAGTTCGCATGCGCTGATCGGCTCCGTGATCGGCGTCGGCTTCACCAACCAGCTGATGGCAGCCGGCGGCACGAATACCAGCGGCGTCGATTGGACACAGGCCCTCAGCGTCGGCAAGTCCCTCTTGCTTTCTCCGCTGATCGGTTTCTCCGCCGCTGCGTTTCTGCTGTTGATCGCCATGAAGGCCGTCCCCGTCGAGAAGTTGTACAAACCGCCGCGCGGCAAGACACCACCGCCCCTGTGGATACGGGGTCTGCTCATTCTCACCTGTACGGGTGTCAGCTTTGCCCATGGGTCCAACGACGGGCAAAAGGGCATGGGCCTGATCATGCTGATCCTCATCGGTACCGTGCCGACGGTCTATGCGCTCAATCGCACCGTGGACATTTCGTACACACCTGCCTTCGTGGAAGCGTCGACCAAATCGGAAGCTATTTTCCAACGGTACGGCAAGACGGCTCTCACCCCGGTGGACCCGCGGCGCACGGTGGCAGAGTACCTCCGCACCCACGAGGTTCGCCCGGACACCTTGCCGGCCCTTCGCGCGCTGAGCGGCATGGTTCGCACACAGATTGCCTCCTACGCGACCGTCGCCCAGATACCGACGGAACACACCTCCAACGTGCGGAACGACATGTACCTGCTGGGGGAATCCCTGCGTTGGATGAACAACACTCACGAACCGGCCTTTTCAAGATCGGATCGAGACGTCCTGCTCCACTATAGATCCATGTTGGACAACGCCACCAAATACATCCCGGTGTGGGTCAAAGCTGCTGTGGCCATCGCGCTGGGGCTGGGCACCATGATCGGCTGGAAACGTATTGTGGTGACGGTCGGGGAGAAAATCGGAAAAACGCACCTTTCCTACGGTCAGGGCGCCAGCGCGGAATTGGTCGCGATGACGACGATCGGCGCAGCGGACCTATTCGGGCTTCCGGTCAGCACGACACAAGTGCTGTCCTCCGGCGTGGCGGGAACCATGGCGGCCAATCGGTCGGGCTTGCAGTGGCAGACAGTCCGGCATCTCGCACTGGCATGGGTTCTGACCCTCCCGGCGTCCATCGTACTGGCCGGATCTCTGTATTGGATGTTTCGACATCTCTCATAA
- a CDS encoding SDR family oxidoreductase: protein MIGYATGGKNRLDMLNWFSQSPQSDSVVITGASTGIGAACALALDKLGYRVFAGVRNPADGERLQQQAGPRLMPIRLDVTDAASISAASHTVAAMVGERGLAGLVNNAGIGVAGPIELLPLADWRRQFEVNVFGLIAVTQTFLPLIRTGRGRIINMGSIAGRASMPFMAPYAASKHALEAITDALRLELQPWGIRVALIAPGAIATPIWKKTRREVDAWDAAWGQDLKGMYQEGFTRIKDAATAAGEQAQPASVVAEAVAHALRSRWPKTRYLVGSDAAIRAYLALLLPDRLNDWLITRIVKLPSRR from the coding sequence ATGATAGGGTACGCGACCGGCGGGAAGAACCGCCTCGATATGCTGAATTGGTTTTCACAATCGCCGCAATCCGACTCCGTCGTCATCACCGGTGCCTCGACCGGCATCGGGGCCGCGTGCGCGTTGGCGCTCGACAAGCTGGGCTATCGCGTCTTCGCGGGCGTTCGAAATCCAGCCGACGGTGAACGGCTCCAGCAACAGGCCGGACCGCGCCTCATGCCGATCCGCCTCGATGTCACCGATGCCGCCTCGATCTCGGCAGCCAGTCACACCGTCGCAGCCATGGTGGGGGAACGCGGCCTCGCCGGTCTGGTAAACAATGCCGGGATCGGCGTCGCGGGGCCGATCGAACTCCTGCCCCTCGCCGACTGGCGGCGGCAATTTGAAGTCAACGTGTTCGGACTCATCGCAGTCACGCAAACGTTCCTCCCATTGATCCGCACCGGGCGAGGACGCATCATCAATATGGGCTCCATCGCGGGACGGGCCTCCATGCCGTTCATGGCCCCCTACGCCGCATCGAAACATGCGCTGGAAGCGATCACCGATGCCTTGCGCCTGGAACTCCAACCCTGGGGCATCCGCGTCGCACTCATCGCCCCCGGCGCCATCGCCACGCCTATTTGGAAAAAGACCAGAAGAGAAGTCGATGCCTGGGACGCAGCCTGGGGACAGGACCTCAAGGGCATGTACCAGGAAGGCTTCACTCGCATCAAAGACGCGGCCACTGCGGCCGGCGAACAGGCACAACCGGCGAGCGTCGTGGCCGAAGCCGTGGCGCATGCCTTGCGTTCGAGGTGGCCGAAAACACGCTATCTCGTCGGCTCGGACGCCGCCATCCGTGCCTACCTGGCCCTGCTCCTGCCGGATCGCCTGAATGACTGGCTGATCACCCGGATCGTGAAGCTTCCTTCCCGCCGCTGA
- a CDS encoding DUF4832 domain-containing protein translates to MRGPMWRAATLVVLVLGTAGCADSLSGMSGDVKGTGRTVTVQPREIDEVLYNPGMGFADFHFGFGQPPAPEEYPHTTVAYFRWPWAELEPKEGQYNFALVDGVIAQAKAKGETLAIRIVSEYKTGSPQWLLDKGVGSVKESDGIFPDYNHPVFLDYHERLIRAFGERYGRSVDIDHVDIGSIGCWGEWNTVCCEGVEAQCKAFFPTEDNQIAITDWYLKYFAGTPLVMLHGGQLKYAASQGAGWRGDCFGDYGYFSPDWNHMEHAYPPVLEEAVIANAWKRGPVQMEVCGYIHEWYERGFDLDRILNQGLEWHVSVLNAKSKPVPAAWRARFNEFLKRIGYRFVLRELTHSAESRSGGPLVLQSRWENKGVAPMYHAWPLAYRLRSSSDQVVAQWTSPADLKQWLPGPAPRIEDTVVVPETVPAGSYVLDVAILSEDARAAHVELAIEGKRADKWYALSRVEIR, encoded by the coding sequence ATGCGAGGACCAATGTGGAGAGCCGCAACGTTGGTGGTGCTCGTGCTGGGTACGGCCGGCTGTGCCGATTCACTGAGCGGCATGTCGGGGGACGTGAAGGGGACCGGGCGGACCGTTACCGTTCAGCCTCGTGAAATTGATGAGGTGCTGTACAACCCCGGAATGGGATTTGCCGATTTTCATTTCGGGTTCGGACAGCCGCCGGCACCGGAAGAGTATCCCCATACGACCGTCGCCTATTTTCGGTGGCCCTGGGCAGAGCTTGAACCGAAGGAAGGTCAGTATAACTTTGCCCTCGTGGATGGTGTGATCGCGCAGGCCAAGGCGAAGGGAGAGACGCTCGCCATCCGCATCGTGTCCGAATACAAAACCGGTTCGCCGCAATGGTTGTTGGACAAGGGGGTCGGGAGTGTGAAGGAGTCCGACGGAATTTTCCCCGACTACAACCATCCCGTTTTTCTTGACTACCATGAGCGGCTGATCCGCGCGTTTGGTGAGCGGTACGGCCGCTCCGTCGATATCGACCATGTCGACATCGGGTCCATCGGATGTTGGGGCGAGTGGAATACGGTGTGTTGCGAAGGTGTGGAAGCCCAGTGCAAGGCGTTCTTTCCGACCGAAGACAATCAGATCGCCATCACGGACTGGTACTTGAAATATTTCGCAGGCACTCCGCTGGTGATGCTCCACGGCGGACAACTGAAGTATGCGGCCTCGCAGGGCGCCGGTTGGCGAGGGGATTGTTTCGGCGACTACGGCTATTTCAGTCCTGACTGGAATCATATGGAGCATGCCTATCCTCCGGTACTCGAAGAGGCGGTCATTGCGAATGCCTGGAAGCGTGGGCCGGTTCAGATGGAAGTCTGCGGCTACATACACGAGTGGTACGAACGGGGATTCGATCTCGACCGTATTCTGAATCAGGGCTTGGAGTGGCATGTCTCGGTGCTGAACGCGAAATCGAAGCCGGTGCCTGCCGCCTGGCGAGCGCGGTTCAATGAATTTTTGAAAAGGATCGGGTATCGCTTCGTCTTGCGCGAACTGACACATTCAGCGGAGAGTCGTTCCGGCGGGCCGCTCGTCCTTCAGTCGCGTTGGGAAAATAAGGGGGTGGCGCCGATGTACCACGCCTGGCCGCTGGCCTATCGGCTGCGATCGAGCTCGGATCAGGTCGTGGCGCAGTGGACCAGTCCTGCCGATCTGAAGCAATGGCTGCCGGGACCTGCGCCCCGGATAGAGGATACGGTGGTGGTGCCGGAGACCGTGCCCGCCGGTTCCTACGTTCTGGATGTGGCGATTCTCTCTGAAGATGCGCGGGCCGCCCATGTCGAGTTGGCGATCGAGGGGAAACGAGCGGACAAGTGGTATGCGCTGTCGCGCGTGGAGATTCGTTGA
- a CDS encoding response regulator, with protein MLFPQTQLLLVDDSPLNLKILLEFLPQPDYRCTTAQGGLQAWEMLEAQPDRFHAVLLDRIMPEMDGMEVLRKMKQHPVLSQIPVIMQTAASTHQQTLEGLQAGAYYYLAKPFEKATLQAIVDAAVRDHISYLEVRQDLRRTTTTMRQLDSGTFRFKTPEEAKNLAMLLAHAYPDANRVVTGILELTLNAIEHGNLNIGYKEKSRLIEEEQLDSEIERRLSDPVYSSREATAQFVRHPDKLSLHITDQGKGFEWRKYLTFDPERAFDTHGRGIAMANKVSFDQIEYRGNGNQVFTVLQLGTVAQELVA; from the coding sequence ATGCTGTTCCCGCAAACACAGTTATTGCTCGTCGATGATTCGCCCCTGAACCTCAAGATCCTGCTCGAGTTCCTTCCCCAGCCTGACTATCGTTGCACCACGGCGCAAGGCGGCCTCCAGGCCTGGGAAATGCTCGAAGCACAACCGGATCGGTTCCATGCCGTGCTGCTCGATCGCATCATGCCGGAAATGGACGGCATGGAAGTCCTCCGCAAGATGAAGCAACATCCTGTACTGAGCCAGATCCCCGTCATCATGCAAACGGCCGCCTCCACACATCAGCAGACCCTGGAAGGACTCCAGGCAGGGGCCTACTATTACCTGGCAAAGCCGTTCGAAAAAGCGACCCTGCAAGCCATCGTCGATGCGGCAGTCCGCGATCACATCAGCTACCTGGAAGTACGACAGGACCTGCGCCGGACCACCACCACCATGCGCCAGCTCGACTCAGGGACGTTCCGGTTCAAAACGCCTGAAGAGGCGAAAAACCTGGCGATGCTCCTCGCGCATGCCTATCCCGATGCGAACCGGGTGGTCACCGGCATCCTCGAACTCACCTTGAACGCGATCGAACACGGCAACTTGAATATCGGCTACAAGGAAAAATCCCGCCTCATCGAAGAGGAGCAGCTGGATAGTGAAATCGAGCGACGACTGAGCGATCCCGTCTACTCGTCCCGCGAGGCCACGGCACAGTTTGTCCGCCACCCGGACAAACTCTCCCTGCACATCACCGATCAAGGCAAGGGATTCGAATGGCGGAAGTATTTGACCTTCGACCCCGAGCGAGCCTTCGACACCCATGGCCGCGGGATCGCCATGGCCAACAAGGTCAGCTTCGATCAGATCGAGTATCGCGGGAACGGCAACCAGGTGTTCACGGTGCTTCAACTGGGGACCGTCGCGCAGGAACTGGTCGCGTAA
- a CDS encoding FKBP-type peptidyl-prolyl cis-trans isomerase, producing MSSLSWAAAPEPANDEQKTLYALGAAISQSLGPFTLNESELEFVKAGLVDGVLKHPQKVDLQVYGPKIQQMQQVRATALAEVEKKAGAGFLAKAAAESGAKKTESGAIVTTIKEGKGATPKATDTVKVHYHGTLIDGTVFDSSVKRGEPATFPLNQVIKCWTEAVQLIKVGGKSKLVCPSGIAYGDRGSPPVIKPGATLIFEVELLDIVKQ from the coding sequence ATGTCCTCGCTCAGCTGGGCGGCCGCCCCTGAACCGGCCAACGATGAGCAAAAAACGCTCTATGCTCTCGGAGCGGCCATCAGCCAATCGCTCGGCCCGTTTACCTTGAACGAATCCGAACTGGAATTCGTGAAAGCCGGTTTGGTCGATGGTGTGTTGAAACATCCCCAAAAGGTCGATTTGCAAGTGTACGGCCCGAAGATTCAACAGATGCAGCAGGTACGCGCCACGGCGCTGGCCGAGGTCGAGAAGAAAGCCGGGGCAGGATTCCTGGCCAAGGCTGCAGCGGAGTCGGGCGCGAAGAAAACGGAATCGGGTGCGATCGTCACGACGATCAAGGAAGGCAAGGGCGCGACCCCGAAGGCCACCGATACGGTCAAAGTTCATTACCACGGGACGCTGATCGACGGAACGGTGTTCGACAGCTCGGTCAAACGCGGCGAACCGGCCACCTTCCCGCTGAACCAGGTCATCAAGTGTTGGACCGAAGCGGTACAGCTGATCAAGGTCGGCGGCAAGAGTAAACTGGTCTGCCCATCAGGCATCGCCTACGGGGATCGTGGATCACCCCCGGTCATCAAGCCCGGCGCCACCCTGATTTTCGAAGTGGAATTGCTGGACATCGTCAAGCAGTAG